The window CCGCCCCTCCACGATAGAACGTGACCTGTTCGCGGTAGACCGGTCTGCCGGATGCGCGTCCCAGTTCGTAGACACGACCGACATGCGGCAGCACCTCGACCAATGGTCGCCCAAGCGCGGTATCCGTGCGCACGGTGAGCATTCTCTCCGCGGATCGGTTGATGATCGACACCACCCCATCCTGATCGACACCGATAACGCCTGCGGTCACGCCCGCCAGCACCGCCTCGGAGAACCGGCGGCGCTCATCGATGAGGTCCTTGGCTCCGACGAGCTCGGTGCGCTGCGATTTGAGCTGCAGAATCATCTTGTTGAACGTATCGCCCAGCGACGCGACATCGCCGTCCGACTGCCGGATGGGCACCGCGACATCGAGATTGCCGGTCGCGACTTCATCGGCGGCGCCGATCAACTGCCGGATCGGGCGTACGATCCGGTCCGCTACCGCGATGCCGGTCCAGATGGCCGACAGAACGATCAAGAGCGTAACGCCGAGATAGATCAGGGCGAATGCCACTTGGGTGCTCAGGCGATTGTTCTCGAGCGCGCGATACTCATCCGTGTTCGCCCGGACGATCTGCCGGGCCCGGATGACTTCCGCATCCATCTCGCGGATCGTGTAGAGATAGGTATCCTCGAACTGCCGCAGCTTGATGATCGCGCCGACGAGGCTCCGAACTCCGGGCGGAATCAGAACCGGCAAGCCGTCGCTGGCGGTTTGTACCGCCTCGATAGGCGGCGCCGGCATGTCACTGCTCGCGGTCGTTTCCGCTTCCATGACGACCGAGCCATCAGCACGAATGAGCGCGGCATGCTGCAAGGCGCGACCGCGCGCCTGCTCGCTGAGGAACGTGCGAAAACCTGTTCTATCGAGGCCATAAAGCGTTCGGTTGGCGTCGAGGTCATACGCCATCGACAACGTCGTGCCCTGCAAATTGCGGGCATTTTCGATCACGTAGGCCTCGGCGATCGAAAGCGAGGAGTTGATGATCACTTTGGTGCGGATTTCGAACCAGCGATCGAGGCCGAGATCGAGCGTGACCGAGGCGACGATCGCCACCAGCATGGCAGGGATAGCCGCCACCAGGGCAAACATCGTAACGATGCGCACATGCAGGCGAGACGCGGCTTTCCCGCGTCTGCGGGCCATCACGATGCGATGGACCTCACGCAAAATCAGCGCGATCAACAGCAGGATGAATCCAGCATTGATCGCGATGAGCGTGAGTGTTGTGGTCTCGTCGGGCGTGATCGGTGTGAGGCCCAGCAAAACC is drawn from Mesorhizobium sp. CAU 1732 and contains these coding sequences:
- a CDS encoding PAS domain-containing sensor histidine kinase; its protein translation is MALQTPAIDGHAYGQAQAADTRRLLALPGIATIVGALITAGLSFAVLLGLTPITPDETTTLTLIAINAGFILLLIALILREVHRIVMARRRGKAASRLHVRIVTMFALVAAIPAMLVAIVASVTLDLGLDRWFEIRTKVIINSSLSIAEAYVIENARNLQGTTLSMAYDLDANRTLYGLDRTGFRTFLSEQARGRALQHAALIRADGSVVMEAETTASSDMPAPPIEAVQTASDGLPVLIPPGVRSLVGAIIKLRQFEDTYLYTIREMDAEVIRARQIVRANTDEYRALENNRLSTQVAFALIYLGVTLLIVLSAIWTGIAVADRIVRPIRQLIGAADEVATGNLDVAVPIRQSDGDVASLGDTFNKMILQLKSQRTELVGAKDLIDERRRFSEAVLAGVTAGVIGVDQDGVVSIINRSAERMLTVRTDTALGRPLVEVLPHVGRVYELGRASGRPVYREQVTFYRGGAERTFNIQVTIEDDGADGTATSYVVTVDDITDLLQAQRSSAWADVARRIAHEIKNPLTPIQLSAERIRRRFGKVITEDRDIFDQCTETIIRQVGDIGRMVDEFSAFARMPKPDMQIVDLREPLREASFLVEVSRADIKFERDFGSERLMGTFDSRLLSQAFGNLIKNAAEAIESAEAETGLAGVIRVSATKSGDQITVDVIDNGRGLPRENRQRLLEPYMTTREKGTGLGLAIVKKIIEDHGGRLELHDAPASFHGGRGAMLRIVLPAVEAGAGGTVDASRAARATNEKVENGV